One window of the Camelina sativa cultivar DH55 chromosome 1, Cs, whole genome shotgun sequence genome contains the following:
- the LOC104792492 gene encoding putative polyol transporter 2, which translates to MSSSREERGVVVVEPEPPRGNRTQYAFACAILASMTSIILGYDIGVMSGAAIFIKDDLKLSDVQLEILMGILNIYSLIGSGAAGRTSDWIGRRYTIVLAGVFFFCGALLMGFATNYPFIMVGRFVAGIGVGYAMMIAPVYTAEVAPASSRGFLSSFPEIFINIGILLGFVSNYFFSKLPEHLGWRFMLGIGAVPSVLLAIGVLAMPESPRWLVLQGRIGDAFKVLDKTSNNKEEAISRLNDIKHAAGILDDMTDDVIALPNKKTAGKGVWKDLLVRPTPSVRHILIACLGIHFAQQASGIDAVVLYSPTIFSKAGLRSKNDQLLATVAVGIVKTLFIVVGTCVVDRFGRLALLLTSMGGMFISLTVLGTSLTVIDRNPGQTLKWAIGLSVTTVMSFVATFSIGAGPVTWVYCSEIFPVRLRAQGASLGVMLNRLMSGIIGMTFLSLSKGLTIGGAFLLFAGVAAAAWVFFFTFLPETRGVALEDMESLFGSYNANKKNNVMSKGKEVADEQ; encoded by the exons ATGAGTTCCTCAAGAGAAGAACgaggtgttgttgttgtagaaCCCGAGCCACCAAGAGGAAATAGAACTCAATATGCTTTTGCTTGTGCAATCTTAGCATCCATGACGTCTATCATCCTTGGTTACG ATATAGGAGTGATGAGTGGAGCTGCAATCTTCATAAAAGACGATTTGAAACTGTCAGACGTACAACTTGAGATTCTTATGGGGATTCTGAATATCTACTCGTTGATCGGTTCAGGCGCGGCTGGTAGAACTTCAGATTGGATTGGAAGACGATATACCATAGTGTTAGCAggagtcttcttcttttgtggtgCTCTTCTCATGGGGTTTGCCACAAACTATCCTTTCATTATGGTTGGTCGTTTTGTAGCTGGTATCGGTGTCGGTTATGCTATGATGATTGCGCCTGTTTACACCGCTGAAGTCGCTCCTGCCTCTTCACGTGGTTTCCTTAGCTCTTTCCCTGAG ATATTTATCAACATTGGTATACTTTTAGGATTTGTATCCAACTACTTCTTCTCCAAGCTTCCCGAGCATCTCGGCTGGAGGTTCATGTTAGGAATTGGAGCGGTTCCCTCGGTACTCTTAGCCATTGGAGTTTTGGCAATGCCGGAGTCTCCACGGTGGCTAGTCCTCCAAGGTCGCATTGGAGATGCTTTTAAAGTTCTTGACAAAACCTCAAACAATAAAGAAGAAGCCATCTCTAGGCTCAATGACATCAAACATGCGGCTGGAATCCTTGATGATATGACAGACGATGTTATAGCCTTACCGAACAAGAAGACTGCCGGTAAAGGCGTGTGGAAGGATCTTCTTGTCCGACCTACCCCGTCCGTTCGACACATCCTCATAGCATGCCTTGGAATCCACTTCGCCCAACAAGCCTCTGGAATCGATGCAGTCGTGCTTTACTCTCCGACCATCTTCTCAAAGGCTGGACTGCGATCCAAGAATGACCAACTCTTGGCTACAGTGGCTGTCGGAATTGTCAAGACCCTCTTCATCGTGGTGGGGACTTGTGTGGTAGATCGGTTTGGACGTCTTGCCTTGTTGCTTACGAGTATGGGCGGAATGTTTATTTCGTTGACCGTGCTTGGAACTAGTCTTACAGTAATCGACAGAAACCCTGGACAAACTCTCAAGTGGGCCATAGGGCTTAGCGTTACCACAGTGATGTCTTTTGTGGCAACATTCTCAATAGGTGCAGGCCCCGTGACGTGGGTTTACTGCTCAGAGATATTCCCCGTGAGGCTAAGAGCTCAAGGTGCAAGTTTGGGCGTGATGTTGAATAGACTGATGAGTGGTATTATCGGAATGACATTCTTGTCTCTTTCTAAGGGTCTCACCATCGGTGGTGCATTCCTTCTCTTCGCCGGAGTTGCGGCCGCCGCatgggtcttcttcttcactttccttCCGGAGACACGTGGTGTGGCTTTAGAAGATATGGAGAGTCTCTTCGGGAGCTacaatgcaaacaaaaagaacaatgttATGAGCAAGGGCAAAGAAGTAGCTGATGAACAATGA